The stretch of DNA GACACATGTCGCCGGAAGAGGCTGAGAGAATTAAATCTAATCCAATGCTTCCACCAGGAGCTCCAACTCCAGGGGATTGTAAAGGAGAAGAATGTGTTAATTATTGTAGTGATGAAAATAATTTTGAGGAGTGTATGAAATTTGCTGATGAGCATCATATTATGGATGAAAAAGCAAAGCAGCATTTTGAAAAGGATTTACCAGGAATGTTTAATAAACCTTATGACCCAAATCAGCCAGGTCCTGATCTAATGCCTTATGATCCAAACCAACCAGGATTTGAACAGGGACCTTGGGATAATCAACATGGAGAGGACAATAAACCTTGGCCAAAACCTGAATGGTCAGAGCAAGAAAAACAAGACTTGGACCACTGGGGGAATGAAGAATTTGGTGATGATTGGCAAACAAAGAAACAAGAGTTTCAGGATTCAACAGGTGGAGATTGGAATCAGGACACAGAAGATTTTAAAAAATGGGTTAAGCCAGAGGGTGACAATTGGCAATCTGAAGAAAATAATAAAGAATGGTAGGATTTAAAACCGGAAGGTGATTGGCAAGAATCAGAGTCCAATAATGACTGGCAGGAACCAAAACCTATTGAAGAATGGCATGACAATAAGTGGGATGAACCGAAAAAGGACGACAATTGGCAAGCACCTGAATTCAATGATAATGGCCAAGGTAATAATTGGCAAGAACTAGAAGGTCAAAAGGATTGGCAGGAGCCTGAAGCTAATAATACTGAATGGCATCCGCCAGAACAACAAGGTTTTATGGATAAAGTGAAGAATCTCGCTGAAGAAAAATTTCAAAAATTTGAGGAAGTTAATTTTCCTGAGGGCCAAGAGCCATTAATAATGCCCAATGAAATGTTGAAGAAATTTTAATTTTTTAAATTTATAATATTAAGTATGAAAAAAGTTTTTATTTATTCAGTAGCTTTGTTGATGATTCTTGGAGTAGTTTTACCAGTGTCTGCAGTTGACTCAGTTGATTATTTTGAATCAAAAGTATCTACTTATACTTCTGATCAATGGCAACCAAAAATTTATTATCCTTATGTTGCATGGATAGATTGGCTTTATGATGAAGATGGTCAATTTGTAGCTGGTGGGGGAGTTGATGGAAAGAACAAGCGGGATGCAATGTTATATAATTATGGTAATCCTGGTAATGCAGCTATTAAGCTTTCCGGAGTAGATGCAATGGTAACAAAAATAGAAGTTACTAATAGTCACGTGTTTTGGTTGGATTCAGATTCTTCTACACCCGGCTTGCATTATTATAGTATTATTAATAAGCAGTTTGTTCACGCGGTTGATATTCCAACATATCCAGCGAGTTCAGACTATGGCGGAGCATTTTTATCTGCCTGGACAGACAAAGTTGTCTATACCACACCGGGTGCAACGGGGATGTTTTTATTCAATGCCACAACTGGAACAAATACGAAGTTAACAGATACATTTGTAAATGGTTTGGATTATCAAGATGGTCTAGTAGTTTATACTGATACCAATATTAATGGAGGAACAGTTTACAAACAAGTAATTAGCACCGGAATAATAACTACTATTTCCACTGATAATACAAAGGCAGCTTCCTTTAGTGATAATATTACGATGAGTAATAATCGCGCAGTTTGGCAGGTTGGAGGAACGAAACCAAATATGTATTTTTATAATTTAGAAACAGGTGCTGGCAAGTTTATTACAAGCAGTGAAAAAAATCGATACAATCCACGAATGGGAGCCAGTTTAGTTGTTTGGAGTGAAGCAGATGGCGGTAATTCATACTTAGGAATTTATAATTATAATAAAGATGAATTAACTTATTATGCCCCTGAATCTGGGAATATTAACTGGCCAGATGCGACGCATACACAAGTGGTTTTTTCTTCTAATCGAAGCGGAGAAACAAATATTTATTCAATCGATTCTGAAGTAATAGTGGTGCCAGAACCTGAACCTGTGGTTATTATTGAACAAGACCCAGCGCCAATTCCACCAGACGGCGTTGAGAGTGGCGATTTGATTAAAGGAAGTAGCGCAGCGGTATATTATTATGGTGCTGACGGAAAAAGGTATGTTTTTCCTAATAGTAAATGTTATTTCACTTGGTATGATGATTTTTCTACAGTTAAAATGGTTTCTGATGGTGAATTAGCAGACGTGGAAATTGGTGGCAATGTAACTTATCGACCTGGAGTAAAAATGATTAAAGCAGCTTCTTCAAATAAAGTTTATGCAGTTGCTAAGAATGGTGTCCGCCGTTGGATTGGAACAGAGGTAGTTGCTAAAGCTTTGTATGGTGATAGTTGGAATACTCAGATACAAGATGTTCCAGATTCTTTTTGGGTAAATTATACAGCTGGCGATGATGTTATTTCAGCTGATGATTATAATCCAGCTGTAGCTACTGCGGCTAGCTCAACGATTAATATTGATAAGAGTCTTTAGTCGAGTGAATAGGCGTTTATAGATAGAAAGTTAATGATTATGGATGGCCAAAAAACGAATAAATATAAGCCTTTGGAAAACTTATGGATTTGGCAAGAGGCCGGGGAATTGCATAGATTGATTAATATTTTATTGAAGGATCTAAAGGGGACTCTTTATTCAAATAGTCAAATTGTTCGTTCATCACAATCGGTTTGCAATAATCTTGCTGAAATGCATGGGGCATATTATTTTACGGCAAAAAAGAACAGCCTTCGTATCGCTAGAAAAGAAGCTAGTAAAATAATTAAGCATATTGAGGAATTTAAAGATAAACAAACTTGGGATAATAGTGCTTGCGATGAATTAACAGGTAGATATAAGCGTTTGATATTTGGCATTAATCAATATGTTGTATATATCAATAAAATAAAGGGTAAACTTAAGACAAAAAAGTAATTAGTAACTTTCTTTAAATATGTTATGGTTTTGGTTAGTTATAATTTCACAATTTGCAAATGCTGGGGCTCAGCTTCTGGATAAGTTTTTGTTAACCAAAAATTTCCCACGCCCAGTTGTTTTAACTTTTTGGACCGCAGTGGCTAATCTGTTAGGGCTAGTTTTTGTCTTCTTTGGTTTTAATTGGTGGCCAGGTTGGTATTTGTTAATTGTAGCGTTGTTGTCTGGCGTGGCCTTCACAATAGCTTTGCAGTTTTTG from Candidatus Falkowbacteria bacterium encodes:
- a CDS encoding four helix bundle protein, which codes for MDGQKTNKYKPLENLWIWQEAGELHRLINILLKDLKGTLYSNSQIVRSSQSVCNNLAEMHGAYYFTAKKNSLRIARKEASKIIKHIEEFKDKQTWDNSACDELTGRYKRLIFGINQYVVYINKIKGKLKTKK